The Mesorhizobium sp. B1-1-8 genome contains a region encoding:
- a CDS encoding NADP-dependent malic enzyme, whose product MARKTESSGPSVSAQEALEFHAMGRPGKLEIVATKPMATQRDLSLAYSPGVAVPVRAIAEDPSRAFDYTARGNMVAVISNGTAILGLGNLGALASKPVMEGKAVLFKRFADVDSIDLEVATEDADEFINCVRFLGPSFGGINLEDIKAPECFIIEQRLRELMDIPVFHDDQHGTAIISAAGLINALEITGRDMKTTRMVCNGAGAAGIACIELMKAMGFAPENIILCDTKGVVFQGRTEGMNQWKSAHAVKTEARSLAEALDGADVFLGLSAKGTLTTAMVQSMARNPIIFAMANPDPEITPEEVAEIRTDAIMATGRSDYPNQVNNVLGFPYIFRGALDVRATTINDEMKIAAAQALAALARQDVPDDVAAAYQGNRPRFGPNYIIPVPFDPRLISAIPLAVAKAAMDSGVARKPILDLDRYAQELSARRDPIASTLQRIYDRVRRQPKRIVFAEGEEEQVMRAAVSYVNQKLGTAILLGRDDVIKENARHAGIDLDKQGLEIINARLSRRNGIYTDYLYERMQRKGFLFRDCQRLINNDRNHFAACMVALGDADGIVTGVTRNYSTALDDVRRIIDAKPGHRVIGVSIVLARGKTVLVADTAVHDMPNAEQIADIAEEAAGFARRMGYEPRIAMLAYSTFGHPQGERSERVQEAVRILDKRRVDFEYDGEMAADVALNARAMAQYPFIRLTGPANVLIMPAFHSASISTKMLQELGGSTVIGPLLVGLNKPVQIVSLNAKDSDIVNMAAIAAYTAGN is encoded by the coding sequence ATGGCCAGGAAAACCGAAAGCAGCGGGCCCTCCGTCAGCGCGCAGGAGGCGCTCGAATTCCATGCCATGGGGCGGCCCGGCAAGCTTGAAATCGTCGCCACCAAGCCGATGGCCACGCAGCGCGATTTGAGCCTCGCCTATTCGCCGGGCGTCGCCGTTCCGGTGCGCGCCATCGCCGAGGACCCGAGCCGCGCCTTCGATTATACGGCGCGCGGCAACATGGTGGCGGTCATCTCCAACGGCACCGCCATTCTCGGCCTCGGCAATCTCGGTGCGCTCGCCTCCAAGCCGGTCATGGAAGGCAAGGCGGTACTGTTCAAGCGCTTCGCCGATGTCGATTCGATCGACCTCGAAGTGGCGACCGAGGATGCCGATGAGTTCATCAATTGCGTGCGCTTTCTCGGCCCTTCCTTCGGCGGCATCAACCTCGAGGACATCAAGGCGCCGGAATGTTTCATTATCGAGCAGCGCCTGCGCGAGCTGATGGACATTCCGGTCTTTCATGACGACCAGCACGGCACCGCCATCATCTCGGCCGCCGGGCTGATCAACGCGCTGGAGATCACCGGCCGCGACATGAAGACCACCAGGATGGTCTGCAACGGCGCGGGCGCCGCCGGCATCGCCTGCATCGAATTGATGAAGGCGATGGGCTTTGCGCCCGAAAACATCATTTTGTGCGATACCAAGGGAGTGGTTTTCCAGGGCCGCACCGAAGGCATGAACCAGTGGAAGTCGGCGCATGCGGTCAAGACCGAGGCGCGCAGCCTGGCCGAGGCGCTGGACGGCGCCGATGTCTTCCTCGGCCTGTCCGCCAAGGGCACGCTGACCACCGCCATGGTGCAGTCGATGGCCAGAAACCCGATCATCTTCGCCATGGCCAATCCCGATCCGGAGATCACGCCGGAGGAGGTGGCCGAGATCCGCACCGACGCCATCATGGCCACCGGCCGCTCCGACTATCCGAACCAGGTCAACAATGTGCTCGGCTTCCCCTACATTTTCCGCGGCGCGCTGGATGTCCGGGCCACCACCATCAACGACGAGATGAAAATCGCCGCCGCCCAGGCGCTCGCAGCACTTGCGCGCCAGGACGTGCCCGACGATGTCGCCGCCGCCTATCAGGGCAACCGGCCGAGATTCGGCCCCAACTACATCATCCCGGTGCCTTTCGATCCGCGCCTGATCTCGGCCATCCCGCTTGCCGTGGCGAAAGCCGCGATGGACAGCGGCGTCGCCCGCAAGCCGATCCTCGACCTCGACCGCTATGCGCAGGAACTATCCGCCCGCCGCGACCCGATCGCGTCGACCTTGCAGCGCATCTACGACCGCGTGCGCCGCCAGCCCAAGCGCATCGTCTTCGCCGAGGGCGAGGAGGAGCAGGTGATGCGCGCCGCCGTCTCCTATGTGAACCAGAAGCTCGGCACGGCGATCCTGCTCGGCCGCGACGACGTCATCAAGGAGAACGCCAGGCATGCCGGCATCGATCTCGACAAGCAGGGCCTCGAAATCATCAATGCCAGGCTGTCGCGCCGCAACGGCATATACACCGATTATCTCTACGAGCGCATGCAGCGGAAGGGCTTCCTGTTCCGCGACTGCCAGCGCCTGATCAACAACGACCGCAACCATTTCGCCGCCTGCATGGTGGCGCTGGGCGATGCCGACGGCATCGTCACCGGTGTGACCCGCAACTATTCCACCGCGCTCGACGACGTGCGCCGCATCATCGACGCCAAGCCAGGCCACCGCGTCATCGGCGTCTCGATCGTGCTCGCGCGGGGCAAGACGGTTCTCGTGGCCGACACCGCCGTGCACGACATGCCGAACGCCGAGCAGATCGCCGACATTGCCGAGGAGGCGGCCGGCTTTGCCCGCCGCATGGGCTATGAGCCGAGGATTGCCATGCTCGCCTATTCCACCTTCGGCCACCCGCAGGGCGAGCGTTCCGAGCGTGTGCAGGAGGCGGTGCGCATCCTCGACAAGCGCCGCGTCGATTTCGAGTATGACGGCGAGATGGCTGCCGATGTGGCGCTCAATGCGCGCGCCATGGCGCAGTATCCATTCATAAGGCTCACCGGCCCGGCCAACGTGCTGATCATGCCGGCGTTCCACTCGGCGTCGATCTCAACCAAGATGCTGCAGGAGCTTGGCGGCTCGACAGTCATCGGCCCGCTGCTGGTCGGCCTGAACAAGCCGGTACAGATCGTTTCGCTGAATGCCAAGGACTCGGACATCGTCAATATGGCGGCAATTGCAGCTTATACGGCGGGCAACTGA
- a CDS encoding porin: MNIKSLLLGSAAALIAVSGARAADAVVVAEPEPAEYVKICDVYGAGYFYIPGTETCLRVGGYIRYDAGFGDVGTFDGRKTTDVQDGDSQNSWNKNARFNLKTWTGQETELGTLKTYTETRFNFKNGGPTSTPTLNFAWIQLGGLRVGKDETPYDSFIGYAGNVIQDTTIPYGIKDTNVVSYYFDAGSGFSGVISLEEGSDVTGLVTGTGTGVIAGTIDSYVPHVVGGLKYKGDWGAITGVVAYDSNYEEVAGKVRLDVNVTKELTLFIMGGYGTDDNFRDAGNAINTHGRGFYKPWGGNWAVWGGGTYKFDAKTSFNLQASADDDKNYAVAANIAYSIVPGFTITGEVDWDHFGRFDDGIGDTNVVDWTKADKKNSVGGIVRFQRNF; the protein is encoded by the coding sequence ATGAATATCAAGAGCCTTCTTCTCGGCTCCGCTGCGGCTCTGATCGCAGTTTCCGGCGCCCGCGCCGCCGATGCGGTCGTCGTCGCCGAGCCGGAACCGGCCGAATACGTCAAGATCTGCGACGTTTACGGCGCGGGTTACTTCTACATCCCCGGCACCGAGACCTGCCTGCGCGTCGGCGGCTATATCCGCTATGACGCCGGCTTCGGCGACGTCGGCACTTTCGACGGCCGCAAGACCACCGACGTTCAGGACGGCGACTCGCAGAACAGCTGGAACAAGAACGCCCGTTTTAACCTGAAGACTTGGACCGGCCAGGAGACCGAGCTCGGCACGTTGAAGACCTATACCGAGACGCGTTTCAACTTCAAGAATGGTGGCCCGACGAGCACGCCAACGCTGAACTTCGCGTGGATCCAGCTCGGCGGGCTGCGCGTCGGCAAGGACGAGACGCCTTATGACTCGTTCATCGGCTATGCCGGCAACGTCATCCAGGACACGACCATCCCGTACGGCATAAAGGACACCAATGTCGTCAGCTACTACTTCGATGCTGGCAGCGGCTTCTCGGGCGTGATCTCCCTTGAAGAAGGATCGGACGTTACAGGTCTTGTTACCGGCACGGGTACGGGCGTTATCGCAGGCACGATCGACAGCTACGTTCCGCATGTCGTCGGCGGTCTGAAGTATAAGGGCGACTGGGGTGCGATCACCGGTGTCGTTGCCTATGACAGCAACTACGAAGAAGTGGCCGGCAAGGTTCGCCTGGATGTCAATGTCACCAAGGAACTGACGCTGTTCATCATGGGCGGCTACGGTACGGACGATAACTTCCGCGACGCGGGTAACGCCATCAACACCCATGGCCGCGGCTTCTACAAGCCGTGGGGCGGCAACTGGGCTGTCTGGGGTGGCGGCACCTACAAGTTCGACGCCAAGACTTCGTTCAACCTCCAGGCTTCGGCTGACGACGACAAGAACTACGCCGTGGCTGCGAACATCGCCTACAGCATCGTTCCGGGCTTCACGATCACAGGCGAAGTTGATTGGGATCATTTCGGCAGGTTTGACGATGGGATCGGTGACACCAATGTCGTCGACTGGACCAAGGCCGACAAGAAGAACAGCGTCGGCGGCATCGTTCGCTTCCAGCGCAATTTCTGA